The genomic window TTCCCCTCTCGGAAGATTTCCACCCGTTTGGTGTGGAACTGAAACTCTTTGGGGATGCGGATGGCCTGGCTGTTTCCAGACTGGAACACCGTGGTTTCCACGGGGCTCTGCGTCTTTAAGGCTTTGGCGGGTATGCGGGCGTTCATGGCGGCCTCCTTTTGTATATTGCGAGTGTATATACGCAGGATCTCGGTGTCCAGTTCAGCCGCGCGGCTTGTCCAGCAAATACAGCAGCTGTGCCTTGGCCTCCGGCCATTCGCCGGAGCGCATGCTGTACATCACGGTGTCGCGTATGGTGCCGTCGCGGCGCAGTGCGTGGCCGCGGATCACGCCGTCTTTTTTGGCGCCCAGGCGCTCAATGGCGGCTTGGGAAGCAAAGTTGTAGTTATCGGTACGCCAGCCCACCACGTGGCAGCCCAGTGTCTCGAAGGCGTGGGTCAACAGCAGCAGTTTGGCGGTGGTGTTGACATGGCTGCGCTGGCTGCTTTTGCCGTACCAGGTCCAGCCGATCTCCACGCGCTTCAGGGCGGGCACGATGTCGTGGTAGCTGGTGCAGCCCAGCACCTTGCCGGTGGCGCTCTCCAGCACGGCAAAGGCGAAGCGGTTGCCGGCTTCGCGCTGTGACAGTGCGTTGTCGATGTAGCTGCGGGTTTGCTCGGGCTCGGGTACGGACGTGACGCGAATGGTCCACAGCGCGCCATCGGCGGCGGCGGCGCGCAGACCTTCTTCATGTGCCAGCGTCAGGGGCACCAGGTCCACGCCGCGGGCGGACAGGGTGACGGGTTCTACAAAGGCCATGGTGCGGTTCAGTCCTTGGAGTCTTTGGTGGCTTTGGCGGCCTGCGCGGCGCGCCACATGCGGGCCAGCTTCACACCCAGGCCAGAGCCCAGGCCTACCAGCAGGATGGCACCCATGCTGGTGTTGCCGTAACCCGGTGCAAAAATGTCCAGACCCAGCAGGCGGCCGATCCAGAAGCCCAGCAACGCGCCGCCGACAAAACCCACGGCGTCGGACAAACCCTCTAACAATGGATTGTTTTGCATAGGGTGTGGCTTAGCGGTTGTGGCGCTGCATGAACATCAGTTTTTCAAACAGTGTGGTGTCCTGCTCGTTCTTCAGCAGGGCGCCCACCAGTGGGGGCACGGCCATTTTGTCGTCCTTGGTGTGCAGGGCTTCGGCGGGGATGTCTTCGGCCAGCAGCAGCTTGAGCCAGTCCAGCAGTTCGCTGGTGGAGGGCTTTTTCTTCAGGCCGGGCAGGTTGCGCACGTCAAAAAACGTCTTCATGGCCGCACTGAGCAACTCTTTTTTGATGCCGGGGAAGTGCACATCCACAATACTTTGCATGGTGGGCGCATCGGGAAACTTGATGTAGTGGAAGAAGCAGCGGCGCAAAAAGGCGTCGGGCAGCTCTTTTTCGTTGTTGGAGGTGATGAACACCAGCGGGCGGTGTTTGGCCTTGATCAGCTCGCGGGTTTCGTAGCAATAAAACTCCATGCGGTCGATTTCGCGCAGCAGGTCGTTGGGGAATTCGATGTCGGCCTTGTCGATCTCGTCGATCAGCAGTGCGACGGGTTTGTCGGCCGTAAAAGCCTGCCACAACACACCCTTGATGATGTAGTTGTGGATGTCTTTGACGCGCTCGCCGCCGTCAATGTCGGACAGTTGCGAGTCGCGCAGACGACTCACGGCGTCATATTCATACAGGCCTTGCTGGGCCTTGGTGGTGGATTTGATGTGCCACTGCAGCAGGGGCATGTCCAGCGCCTGGGCCACTTCTTCGGCCAGCATGGTTTTGCCGGTGCCGGGTTCACCCTTGACCAGCAGCGGGCGCTGCAGCGTGATGGCCGCGTTGACCGACAGCATCAGGTCCTGGGTGGCTACGTAGTTCTTGGTTCCGTGGAATTTCATGGTGTGGGGCGCACTGGGCGAGGGTGAGGGGCAGACAAGCAGCTTGGCGGCTGCGCAGGGCGTGAAATGCTGGTCGATATAATCAAATTTAGATTTACATCAAACATTGTCTGATTGTCCTTGCAAAATGAACAAACTGTTGCTGCCCGTTTTAGTCGCTCTTGTCGCTCAAGTGACCACTTTTTCTGCCTTTGCGCAGGAAATCAAGGGAGATGCCAAGCAAGGTGAGACAAAAAATGCCATGTGCATTGGTTGCCACGGCATCGTGGGTTACCAGGCCAGCTTTCCAGAGATCCACAAGGTGCCCATGATCTCGGGTCAGGGTTCCAAGTACATCGTTTCTGCACTCAATGCCTACAAAAAGGGCGAGCGCAAGCACCCCTCCATGCGCGGTATTGCCGATACCCTGTCGGACCAGGACGTTGCTGATCTGGCCGCGTATTACGAAGCCAGTGGCGCAGTAGCCGGCGCAGCAGCCCCTGCCAAGGCGGCGGGTGGTTCGGCGAAGGCCGAAGCCCTGTTGGCCAAGGGCTCCTGTGTGTCTTGCCACGGTGACAACTTCAGCAAGCCGCTGGACCCCAGCTACCCCAAGATTGCAGGCCAGCACAGCGACTACTTGTTTGTGGCGCTCAAGTCCTACAAGGCAGAAAACAAGGCCATCGTGGGCCGTGGCAATGCCATCATGGGCGGTACGGTGAAGCAGTTCACCAATGCCGAACTCAAAGAAATGGCCAACTACATTGGTAGTCTGCCGGGCGAGCTTAAAGTGGTGCCGCAGCGCCAGTTCAAACAGTAAAGCCGAATCATCCATACCAGCCGCTACCCCAGCGGCTTTTTTTTGCCAAAAAAATATGCAACGCATTGTGATCGTAGGCGGCGGCGCCGGTGGCCTGGAGCTGGCCGTGCGCCTGGGCAACACTTTGGGCAAGCGCCAAAAAGCGCACATTACGCTGATTGACGCAGCCCGCACCCATGTCTGGAAGCCATTACTGCACCAGGTGGCCGCTGGCACGCTGGACAGCCATGCCGATGAGTTGGAGTACTTTGCGCTGGCCCGCAAACACCATTTTGAGTTCCGCCTGGGGCGCATGGACGGCCTGTCCCGCGCCGAGCGGGTGGTGTCGCTGGCGCCATCGGTGGATGAGGACGGTGAGCAGGTGCTGCCGCGCCAGACCGTGGCCTACGACCAGCTGGTGCTGGCCCTGGGCAGCCAGACCAACGACTTTGGTACCCCTGGCGCGCGCGAGCATTGTGTGATGCTGGACACGCCGGCAGCGGCCGAACGTTTCCACCGCCTGCTGATCAACTCCTGCCTGCGCGCACAAGCCCGGGCCAAGGCGGCGGGCGAGGGGCGTTTTACCGTCACCATCATTGGTGGTGGGGCCACGGGTGTGGAGCTGTCGGCCGAGCTGCACATGACAACCAAGATTTTGTCCGGCTACGGCCTGCGTAATTTCGACCCCGAGAAGGACCTGAAAATCGTCATCGTGGACGCCTCGCCCCGCCTGCTGCAGGCGCTACCCGAGCGCCTGTCCAGCGCCGTGGCACTGGAGTTGCGCAAGCTCGACATCGAGATCCACACCAACGAGAAGGTGGTGGAGGTGTCCAAAGAGGGCGTCAAGATGGCCAGTGGCACCTTTATTCCCAGTGGCATCGTGGTGTGGGCGGCCGGTATCAAGGCGCCCGATTTTCTGAAAGACATCGACGGCCTGGAGACCAACCGCGGCAACCAACTGGTGGTGCAGCGCACGCTGCAAACCACGCGGGACCCGGCCATCTTTGCGATGGGTGATTGCGCGGCCTGCTCGCAGGGCGAGGGCAAGCCCCTGGTGCCGCCCCGTGCGCAATCGGCGCACCAGCAGGCATCGATGCTGGCCAAGTCTTTGGTCCGTTCGCTGCAAGGCAAATCTTTGCCGGAATTCACCTACAAAGACTACGGCTCACTGGTGTCGCTGGGCGACTACAGCACCATTGGCAGCCTGATGGGCGCGATTGCCAGCGGATCGGTGTTTATCGAGGGCTACATCGCCAAGTGGATGTACTGGTGGTTGCACAAGCACCACCAGATTGCGGTGAATGGCGCGTTTCACACCTGGTTGACGACCTGGGCGGAGACGATCAACTGGGCGAAGAACCCGCGGATCAAGCTGCACTAATCTCGTGTGGCTTGGCGCTGCACGCAGGCAATATAGGCGTCACCTTCGGGTGGGCGCCCGGCTTGCTGGCTTTCCCACAGCATTTTCCCCAGGCAGTCCATGGCCTCGTGGTGGGCCTGGTGCAGGGAGTCGCGTTTGTGGGTGAGTAACTCTATCGCCTGGCGTATGCCGCGGGGCTGGTCGATGCTGCACTGCTCGCTGATGGACAGGTGCATGGACAAATGCAAGAACGGGTTGGTGCGGCCCTCTTGCACCTCACCCATGCTGGCCAATGCGGCGTCTACATCGGCAAAGTCCTGGGCGTATTCCGGATGCTCGTCCATCCACTGGCTTGCTATGGTTTCAATAGCTTCCAAAGCAGACCCAGCGCGGGCTTTGGCATAAACAGAGCAAAAGAACTTGCGGACATCGGCTTGGGACGGACTGAACATGGCGCAAGCTTAGCATGTGCGCCGCACCGGCATTGCGGCCTGCTTGCGGGAACTGTTTCGGGGCTGTGAAGTCTTAGTAAAGATGGCCGTGGCCGTCAGCCAGTGCGCAAACTGGTGCGTTAATGGGGCTCTTGCAGACCTGCAAACCATTTTTTTGGGGATGGATTCAAAAGGTGAACGTATGAAAGTTTTGGCAGCGGGTACTTTGGCAGTTGCTGCCTTGCTGATGGCAGCCCCTCTGGTGGCAATGGCGCAGCACCGCGGCCACGACCACCGGGGCTGGCATGGCGATATCCGCCACTTTGACCGCCACGACCACCACCGTTGGCGCTCAGGCGCCTGGCGGCATGGCTGGCACGGTGGCCGCAATGGCTGGTGGTGGGTGGCGGACGGTGCCTGGTATTTCTACCCCAAGCCCGTTTACCCTTACCCTGACCCCTACCGCCCACCCATACTGATAGAACAAGCGCCCGTCGTGGTGCAGATTCCCGCACCGGCGCCTGTGCAGGTGCAGCCGATCGAGCCACCTGTTGCCGCACCGCCCGTTCAGCAGTTCTGGTACTACTGCGATGCGGCCGGTGGCTATTATCCTTACGTGGCCTCTTGCCCTAGTGGCTGGAAAACCGTGCCCGCCACCCCTTCTGGAGCATCCCAATGAAGACATCCCTGAGCCGAATGAACCTGTCCATTGCGACGCTGTGTGTGGTGGCCTTGGCCGGTTGCGCCACGGCCCCGCAAGGCCCGCGCGTTGCCATCATGCCCACACCCGGGAAACCGCTGGAGCTGTTTGCCCAGGAAGACCAGTACTGCCGCAGCTATGCACAGCAGTCCATTGGCAGTACCGACAGCAGCAACGAGCGTGCGGTGGGTGCTGCCATTGTGGGGACCCTGATCGGCGCCGCCGTAGGTTCTGCCACCAGCACCCGGCGATACAACAATACCGGCGCGGGTGCTGCGACCGGCCTAATGATGGGTTCTGCCATTGGTGCCGGTACCAGTGCAGAAGAGGGCCGCAGCGCCCAACACCGCTACGACATCGCCTACCAGCAGTGCATGGTGTCCAAGAACAACCAGCCGGCCCAGAGCCACTACCGCCAGGCTCCTCGCGTGGTCTATGTGCCGCAGGCGCAACAGCAGCCAGCGCCCCAGCCTTACTACCCACCACCGCCACCGGGTGCTTACCCGCCCCCACCACCCCCGCCACCGCAGTAATCCGGGCCTGCGGCGAGCGGGTTAGGCGCGCCGGGCCGTCTGCTGCTCGGCACGTTCCTTGGCCATTTGTTCTTCCAGTTGCTGGCGCCCCTGCTTGACCACCGAGATCAGCTTGGCGTTGTCCTTGTAGTGGGGGTGCAACTTCTCAAACAGCTCCAGGTTGTGTTGGCGGAACACCTGCACGGTGGCCTGTGCGGCCTCGGGTGCCTGGCCCAGCAGCTCCAGCACACTCTTGGCGCTGAGCAGGCTGGATTCAAACAGTTCACGCTGCACCAGCATCACATCACGGTCGCGTAACTGGTTCCAGTGTGTCACGTCGCGGGCACGGGCCACGATCTGCAGCTGCGGAAAATGTTCACGCGCCAGGTCCACAATTGCCAGCGATTGCGTTACGTCGTCCACAGCCACCACCAACACCTTGGCCTTGGCTGCACCGGCGGTGCGCAGCAGGTCCAGCCGGGTGGCATCGCCATAAAACACGCGGTAACCAAAGTTGCGGGCGGCCTCGATCATCTCGGCATCGTGGTCCAGCACCGTGCAGGACTGGCCCTGGGCCAGCAACACACGCGACACGATCTGCCCGTAGCGGCCGAAACCGGCCACCAGAATCGGAGCCTCCTGCTGTTCTGAGATTTCCTCCATGACCGGTACGCCGCAGTTGGCATAACGGGGCAACAACAACTTGTCGATGGCGACCAGCAGCAGCGGGCTGACCAGCATGGACACGGCCACCGCGGCCACCAGCAGCGATGCGGTCTGCGCCGGCAGCACATTGGCACCCGCCGCGGCCTGGAACACCACAAACGCAAATTCGCCACCCTGGGCCAGCAGCAGGGTGAACACCGGCCGCTCCTGGAATGGCAATTTCATCAGCCGGGCAATCGTGAAAATGACCACACCTTTGACGGCCAGAAAACCCACCACCACGGCGGCCATCTGCAGCGGGGCGTCGCGTAACACGCCCAAGTCCACGCCCATGCCCACGGCGATGAAAAACAGGCCCAGCAACAGGCCCTTGAAGGGTTCGATGTTGGTCTCCAGCTCGCGCCGGTATTCGCTCTCGGCCAGCAGCACACCGGCCAAAAAGGCGCCCAGCGCCATGGACAGGCCGACGATCTGCATCAGCGCGGCAATGCCCACCACCAGCAAGAGCGAGGCGGCGGTGAAGATCTCGGGCGTCTTGCTGCGGGCAATCCAGCGCAACAGCGGGCGCAGCAGGAGTCGGCCACCAACCACGATACCGGCGATGACTGCTATTATTTTGATAGCTTCATAAATCCGTTCCACGGGGGCTACAGCCTGATTTGGCTCAAGCGACCCGGCCAGCAGCGGCAGCAGGGCCAAAATCGGAATGGCCGCCACGTCCTGGAACAGCAGAATGGAAAAACCCGCCTGGCCGCTGCCGGTGGGCAACAGGTTGCGTTCACCCATGACCTGCAGCGCAATGGCCGTGCTGGACAGCGCCAACCCCAGGGCCGCCACCACGGCGATGGGTGTGGACACGCCGCAGGCCCATGCCAGTACAAAGATCCCTGCGGCGCAGCCCGCCATCTGGGCGCTGCCCCAGCCAAAAATGGGGCGGCGCAGACTCCACAGGCGCTTGGGCTCCAGTTCCAGCCCCACCAGGAACAGCATCAGCACGACGCCGAACTCGGCGAAATGCAGAATATCCTGCACATTGGTGACCAGGCCCAGCCCCCAGGGACCAATGGCAATGCCGGCTGCCAGGTAGCCAATGATGGAGCCCAGGCCCAGGGCCCGGCTGAGGGGCACCACGATGACGGCGGCGCTGAGGTAGATAAAGCTGTTGATCAGCCAGGAGGGTAAATGTGGTTCCATGGCGCTAACATAGCATTACTTCGAGAGGAATAAGCATGCCCATCATCGTTGTAGCCAATCCCAAAGGCGGCGTCGGCAAGTCCACGTTGTCTACCAATATTGCCGGCTACTACGCATCACGCGGGCATGCGGTGATGCTGGGTGATGTAGACCGCCAGCTCTCCTCCAAACTCTGGCTGGGCCTGCGCCCCTCGGCCGCCCGGCCCATCACCAGTTGGGAGATCGACGCCGACGCCATCGCCAAACCCCCCAAAGGCACCACCCACGTGGTGCTGGACACGCCAGCCGGCCTGCACGGCAAACGCCTGAACGAAGTCGTCAAGATGGCCGACCGCATCGTGGTACCGCTGCAACCCAGCGTGTTCGATATTTTTGCCACCCGCGCCTTTCTGGACGAACTGATCCAAAGCAAACACGCCAGCAAGACGCAGATTGCGCTGGTCGGCATGCGGGTGGATGGCCGCACCATCGCGGCCGACCACCTGCACGAGTTTGTCGACAAGGTCGGCGCGCCGGTGGTCGGTTATCTGCGCGACACCCAAAACTACATCCACTTGGCGGCCCGTGGCCTGACGCTGTTTGACGTGGCGCCGGGCCGGGTCGCCAAGGACCTGGAGCAGTGGCAGGATCTTTGTCGCTGGCTTGACAGCTAGAGTGAGCGGCTGGCCCTACAGTGGGCGCATGAAAACCATCCAAACCCTGGCAGAAATGCCGGCCCTGATCGGGCAAGAAGTCGTCGTCAGCGACTGGATCACTATCACCCAGGAACAGGTCAACCTGTTTGCCGAAGCCACCGGAGACCACCAGTGGATCCACGTGGACGTGGAGCGGGCCAAGGCGGGCCCCTTTGGTGCGCCGATTGCACATGGTTTTTTGACGCTGTCGCTGCTGCCGCGCTTCTTTGAGTCTTCGCTACGCATCGCCGAGACGCGCATGGGCGTCAACTACGGGCTGAACAAGGTGCGTTTTGTGTCGCCCGTGCCGGTGGGCAGCCGCCTGCGCGCGCGCATGAAGTTATTGGCCTGCGATCCTATCGACAATAACGGTATGCAGATGACCTGGGAGGTCACGACCGAGCGCGAAGGTGCGAGCAAGCCGGTGTGTGTAGCCGAGTCGATTGCGCGGCATTACCCCTGACGCGACTTAACCAGCCGCAAATCCGTTTTGCCGCCAGGCCTCGAACACCGTCACCGCTACGGCGTTTGATAAATTGAGGCTGCGCTGGCCCGCCACCATGGGCAGTTTCAGACATTGCGGCGGCGCAAAGTGGGCACGCACCGCGTCTGACAGACCCCGTGTCTCGGCGCCAAACACCAGCCAGTCACCGGGCTGGAAGGCAGTCTCGAAGACTTGGCCCGTGCCCTTGGTGGTCAGCGCAAACAGGCGGTCCATCGCCGGTTGTTCGGCGTCCATAAAAGCCTGCCAGCTGGCGTGCACCTTCAGCGTGGCGTACTCGTGGTAGTCCAGCCCGGCGCGGCGCATGTGTTTGTCGTCCATCGAGAAACCCAGGGGCTCGATCAGGTGCAGCGTGCAGCCCGTATTGGCCGCCAGGCGGATGACGTTGCCCGTGTTGGGCGGGATTTCGGGTTCGACGAGGACGATATGGAACATAGGCTTGGTATTGTCGCTTCTAATGAAATCGGCCTCTAGCCCCCGTCCTTGCTCATTGAGTTGCTATGTAAATAATAGTGACTGTGTGCGGCTACTCGGTGCGAGCCAGCACCAGGGCCGTAGTGTGCGCCGCCCCGGCCTGCCGCACCACGCGTGCCGCGGCGTGTAACGATGCGCCGCTGGTCATCACATCGTCCAGCAAGACCACGTGTTTGCCTTGCACCCTGTGGACCTGCAGCGGGTCGATGGCGAATGCATCCTTGACAGCGCGCAGGCGTTCGCTGCGGGGCAGGGTGCGCTGCGGTGGTGTGTCCCGCACCCGCAGCAACACGCCGTGTGCGACCTTGGGAGCATCCAATGCGCGGGCCAACACATGGGCCTGGTTGTAACCGCGTTCACGCAGCCGCTCTTTGGACAATGGCATCGGTATCAACAGATCGGCGGCATCGATTGCGGGTTCTACCCATGGCGCGGCACGCAGCAGTGCGGCAAAACTACTGGCCCAGCCCGGGTGCTGGTGGAATTTGAAGTCGGCCACCAGGGTGGACCAGGGGTAGGCATAGGGCAGGGCGGCTAGGCAGGCATCCAGCGGTGGCGGGTTCAGCATGCAGGCGCCGCACTGGTGTACGCCGGGTGCAACGGGCAGGGCGCAGGTGGTGCAGCGGGCCACCGGTTGGGCAAACGCGGCCACGCAGGCCTCGCACACACTGTGGGCAGGCCAGGCATGGCAGACCGCGCACTGGCTGGGCAGGTGCCTGGAGAGACCTTGAAACAGTTTTCGCAACACCGAACCAATATACTCGGGCCGCCCGTTCGTCTTGGCTCCCACGCCACCTTCGCCCCATGCCAGCCCAGCCTTCCGATTTGCCACCCACCATTGCGCCCGTAGCAGCCGCCCGCTGGGCTGCCAGGCTGCCCAGCGCATCCCCGTGGTTGCATGAAGAAGTGGCGCGCCGCATGGAAGACCGTCTGCAGTGGATGACTCTGCAGCCCGAAAGCTGGGTGCACTGGGAGCCGCTGCAAGGTGGCTTGCAGGCCCAGGCGCTGCTGGCTGCCCGTTACCCCAAGTCCCAGTGCTTTGTGGCGCTAGCCCGGGCAGAACATGTACAGGCCGCTAGCAAATTGATAACACCTGCCTGGTGGAGTCCGTCCCGCTGGACTGGCCCGGCTCTGCATTTCGGCCTGCCCGAACAGCCTGCCCAAATGGTATGGGCCAATATGGCGCTGCACATGGCGGCCGACCCACAGGCCTTGATAGCCGAGTGGCACCGCCTGCTGCAGCCCAAAGGTTTTTTGATGTTCTCCTGCCTGGGGCCTGACACGCTGCGCGAAATTCGCGCCCTGTATGCGGCCCAGGGCTGGCCGCCGGCCTCGCATGCTTTTACCGATATGCACGACTGGGGCGACATGCTGGTGCACGCCGGGTTCTCAGAGCCGGTGATGGACATGGAACGCATCACGCTGAGCTTTGCAACGCCTGAGCGATTGTTGGTGGAGTTGCGCGAGCTGGGCCGCAACCTGCACCCGCAGCGGTTTGGGGCCTTGCGCGGCCGGGCCTGGCATGCGCAACTGCTGGCGCAACTGGGACAGTTGGCCCAGACCGACGGCGACGGCCAGCTGCGCCTGACCTTTGAAATCGTCTACGGCCACGCTTTCAAGGCGCCGCCCCGTCTGACGGTGGCGAGCGAGACCGCGGTGTCGCTGGATGCCATGCGTGAAGCCCTGCGCCAAGGCCGCAGAAATGGCGCTTCGGGTTGACTTCGGGGCTTGACACGGGTCTAAGACCCCAATTCTCAGAGGGTTGGTGGGCTACAATAATAGACAAACCGCGTTCTTGCCCTTCCTGTCTGCCCGTGACTTTTTGCATGGGCGGGGCCAGGTTTTGGCACTGTTTAATCTGATTCGACGAAGAAATGACCAAGATGAAGAGCATTTTCAATAAATCGGCTTCACTGCTCCTCGCGGCAAGCGCATGGGCCGGTACTGCAGCCTTCAGCCTGGCGCATGCGGTCAATGACCTGCCTGGCGGCCCAGCAGTTAACCAGTTGAACCTGCACCCTGCGGTTACTGTGATTGCCAAAGAGCAGGCCTGGTTGCACTGGTTTATGCTGATTGTGTGCAGCATCATCTTTGTGGGCGTGTTTTCGGTGATGTTTTATTCCATCTGGAAGCACCGCAAGTCCCAGGGCCACAAGGCTGCCACCTTCCATGAGTCTGTGCTGGTGGAAGTGATATGGACCATCATTCCCTTCATCATCGTGATTCTGATGGCCCTGCCAGCGACCAAGGTCGTGGTTGCCATGAAAGACACCACCAATGCCGACCTGACAATCAAGGCCACTGGCATGCAGTGGAAATGGGGTTATGACTACCTGCGCGGCGAAGGTGAAGGCATCAGCTTCCTGTCCACGCTGGACAACTCCCACCGCATCATGTCGGACAACGGCGGCCCCAAACAAGGCGAAGTCGCACCGGATGACTACCTGTTGAAGGTGGATAACCCTCTGGTGGTGCCTGTGGACCGCAAGATCCGCATCATCACCACGGCCAACGACGTGATCCACGCTTTTGCGGTGCCATCCTTTGGTATCAAGCAGGACGCCATCCCCGGTTTTGTGCGCGACACCTGGTTCCGCGCCGAAAAAACCGGCGACTTCTATGGCCAATGCCAGGAGTTGTGCGGCAAGGAACACGCCTACATGCCTATCCATGTGAAGGTGTTGTCCGCAGAAGACTACTCCAAGTGGGTCGCTGGCGAAATGAAGAAGCTGGCCGCCAAAGCGGATGATCCTTCCAAGGTCTGGGAGCTCGCAGACTTGGCCAAGCGTGGTGAGAAGGTCTACGCCGCCAACTGCGTCGCTTGCCACCAGGCCAACGGCAAGGGCGCTGGCCCCATCAAGCCGGTCGACGGCTCGGCGGTGGTGCTGGATGCCGACAAGACCAAACAAATCGCCGTCATGCT from Rhodoferax sp. AJA081-3 includes these protein-coding regions:
- a CDS encoding GNAT family N-acetyltransferase, which gives rise to MAFVEPVTLSARGVDLVPLTLAHEEGLRAAAADGALWTIRVTSVPEPEQTRSYIDNALSQREAGNRFAFAVLESATGKVLGCTSYHDIVPALKRVEIGWTWYGKSSQRSHVNTTAKLLLLTHAFETLGCHVVGWRTDNYNFASQAAIERLGAKKDGVIRGHALRRDGTIRDTVMYSMRSGEWPEAKAQLLYLLDKPRG
- a CDS encoding MoxR family ATPase, translating into MKFHGTKNYVATQDLMLSVNAAITLQRPLLVKGEPGTGKTMLAEEVAQALDMPLLQWHIKSTTKAQQGLYEYDAVSRLRDSQLSDIDGGERVKDIHNYIIKGVLWQAFTADKPVALLIDEIDKADIEFPNDLLREIDRMEFYCYETRELIKAKHRPLVFITSNNEKELPDAFLRRCFFHYIKFPDAPTMQSIVDVHFPGIKKELLSAAMKTFFDVRNLPGLKKKPSTSELLDWLKLLLAEDIPAEALHTKDDKMAVPPLVGALLKNEQDTTLFEKLMFMQRHNR
- a CDS encoding cytochrome c; translated protein: MNKLLLPVLVALVAQVTTFSAFAQEIKGDAKQGETKNAMCIGCHGIVGYQASFPEIHKVPMISGQGSKYIVSALNAYKKGERKHPSMRGIADTLSDQDVADLAAYYEASGAVAGAAAPAKAAGGSAKAEALLAKGSCVSCHGDNFSKPLDPSYPKIAGQHSDYLFVALKSYKAENKAIVGRGNAIMGGTVKQFTNAELKEMANYIGSLPGELKVVPQRQFKQ
- a CDS encoding NAD(P)/FAD-dependent oxidoreductase; translation: MQRIVIVGGGAGGLELAVRLGNTLGKRQKAHITLIDAARTHVWKPLLHQVAAGTLDSHADELEYFALARKHHFEFRLGRMDGLSRAERVVSLAPSVDEDGEQVLPRQTVAYDQLVLALGSQTNDFGTPGAREHCVMLDTPAAAERFHRLLINSCLRAQARAKAAGEGRFTVTIIGGGATGVELSAELHMTTKILSGYGLRNFDPEKDLKIVIVDASPRLLQALPERLSSAVALELRKLDIEIHTNEKVVEVSKEGVKMASGTFIPSGIVVWAAGIKAPDFLKDIDGLETNRGNQLVVQRTLQTTRDPAIFAMGDCAACSQGEGKPLVPPRAQSAHQQASMLAKSLVRSLQGKSLPEFTYKDYGSLVSLGDYSTIGSLMGAIASGSVFIEGYIAKWMYWWLHKHHQIAVNGAFHTWLTTWAETINWAKNPRIKLH
- a CDS encoding DUF1841 family protein → MFSPSQADVRKFFCSVYAKARAGSALEAIETIASQWMDEHPEYAQDFADVDAALASMGEVQEGRTNPFLHLSMHLSISEQCSIDQPRGIRQAIELLTHKRDSLHQAHHEAMDCLGKMLWESQQAGRPPEGDAYIACVQRQATRD
- the kefC gene encoding glutathione-regulated potassium-efflux system protein KefC, translating into MEPHLPSWLINSFIYLSAAVIVVPLSRALGLGSIIGYLAAGIAIGPWGLGLVTNVQDILHFAEFGVVLMLFLVGLELEPKRLWSLRRPIFGWGSAQMAGCAAGIFVLAWACGVSTPIAVVAALGLALSSTAIALQVMGERNLLPTGSGQAGFSILLFQDVAAIPILALLPLLAGSLEPNQAVAPVERIYEAIKIIAVIAGIVVGGRLLLRPLLRWIARSKTPEIFTAASLLLVVGIAALMQIVGLSMALGAFLAGVLLAESEYRRELETNIEPFKGLLLGLFFIAVGMGVDLGVLRDAPLQMAAVVVGFLAVKGVVIFTIARLMKLPFQERPVFTLLLAQGGEFAFVVFQAAAGANVLPAQTASLLVAAVAVSMLVSPLLLVAIDKLLLPRYANCGVPVMEEISEQQEAPILVAGFGRYGQIVSRVLLAQGQSCTVLDHDAEMIEAARNFGYRVFYGDATRLDLLRTAGAAKAKVLVVAVDDVTQSLAIVDLAREHFPQLQIVARARDVTHWNQLRDRDVMLVQRELFESSLLSAKSVLELLGQAPEAAQATVQVFRQHNLELFEKLHPHYKDNAKLISVVKQGRQQLEEQMAKERAEQQTARRA
- a CDS encoding ParA family protein, producing MPIIVVANPKGGVGKSTLSTNIAGYYASRGHAVMLGDVDRQLSSKLWLGLRPSAARPITSWEIDADAIAKPPKGTTHVVLDTPAGLHGKRLNEVVKMADRIVVPLQPSVFDIFATRAFLDELIQSKHASKTQIALVGMRVDGRTIAADHLHEFVDKVGAPVVGYLRDTQNYIHLAARGLTLFDVAPGRVAKDLEQWQDLCRWLDS
- a CDS encoding MaoC family dehydratase, which codes for MKTIQTLAEMPALIGQEVVVSDWITITQEQVNLFAEATGDHQWIHVDVERAKAGPFGAPIAHGFLTLSLLPRFFESSLRIAETRMGVNYGLNKVRFVSPVPVGSRLRARMKLLACDPIDNNGMQMTWEVTTEREGASKPVCVAESIARHYP
- the trmL gene encoding tRNA (uridine(34)/cytosine(34)/5-carboxymethylaminomethyluridine(34)-2'-O)-methyltransferase TrmL — protein: MFHIVLVEPEIPPNTGNVIRLAANTGCTLHLIEPLGFSMDDKHMRRAGLDYHEYATLKVHASWQAFMDAEQPAMDRLFALTTKGTGQVFETAFQPGDWLVFGAETRGLSDAVRAHFAPPQCLKLPMVAGQRSLNLSNAVAVTVFEAWRQNGFAAG
- a CDS encoding phosphoribosyltransferase family protein; translated protein: MLRKLFQGLSRHLPSQCAVCHAWPAHSVCEACVAAFAQPVARCTTCALPVAPGVHQCGACMLNPPPLDACLAALPYAYPWSTLVADFKFHQHPGWASSFAALLRAAPWVEPAIDAADLLIPMPLSKERLRERGYNQAHVLARALDAPKVAHGVLLRVRDTPPQRTLPRSERLRAVKDAFAIDPLQVHRVQGKHVVLLDDVMTSGASLHAAARVVRQAGAAHTTALVLARTE
- a CDS encoding methyltransferase domain-containing protein, whose product is MPAQPSDLPPTIAPVAAARWAARLPSASPWLHEEVARRMEDRLQWMTLQPESWVHWEPLQGGLQAQALLAARYPKSQCFVALARAEHVQAASKLITPAWWSPSRWTGPALHFGLPEQPAQMVWANMALHMAADPQALIAEWHRLLQPKGFLMFSCLGPDTLREIRALYAAQGWPPASHAFTDMHDWGDMLVHAGFSEPVMDMERITLSFATPERLLVELRELGRNLHPQRFGALRGRAWHAQLLAQLGQLAQTDGDGQLRLTFEIVYGHAFKAPPRLTVASETAVSLDAMREALRQGRRNGASG